Proteins co-encoded in one Methanobrevibacter sp. genomic window:
- a CDS encoding gamma carbonic anhydrase family protein: protein MINKKDSVIICPGAQVLGDVELGENASVWHGAVIRGDVAPIKIGNNSNVQDNCVIHCSDEFPVEIKDNVSIGHGAVIHGCTLEDNVLIGMNATVLNGAHINKNCIVGAGAVVSEGKEFPEGSLILGVPAKVVKQLTPEQVKHIQENADKYCELSKNYKED from the coding sequence ATGATTAATAAAAAAGACTCTGTAATAATATGTCCAGGTGCTCAAGTATTGGGGGATGTTGAATTAGGCGAAAACGCATCAGTTTGGCATGGTGCAGTAATTCGTGGAGATGTTGCCCCAATCAAAATTGGAAACAATTCCAATGTTCAAGACAACTGCGTAATTCATTGTTCTGATGAATTCCCGGTTGAAATTAAAGATAATGTTTCAATAGGTCATGGTGCTGTTATTCATGGCTGTACATTAGAAGATAACGTTTTGATTGGTATGAATGCAACCGTTTTGAATGGTGCACATATTAACAAAAACTGTATTGTAGGTGCTGGTGCCGTTGTAAGTGAAGGCAAAGAATTTCCAGAAGGAAGTTTGATTTTGGGAGTTCCTGCAAAGGTAGTTAAGCAATTAACTCCAGAACAAGTAAAACACATTCAAGAAAATGCAGATAAATACTGCGAACTTTCTAAAAATTATAAAGAAGACTAA
- a CDS encoding ORC1-type DNA replication protein, protein MGIEDILMHDESLFSNINAFDPDYMPPNYNYRDTQMEAMAMAIRPAIGGGKPSNSVVLGSCATGKTTAMRKVFELVEKNTEKVICVYINCQLHTTRFGIFSQIYKKIFGHLPPETGVPFSRIYGQVMQYLQKEGKALIVALDDVNYLFQSKNANKVFYDLLRAYEEYPGVKVGVFAILSDLEMRFALDKNVNSVFIPQDITFQPYSYSEIESILRDRVNAGFFANVMDDDILEQIAQYTFESGDLRIGINLLKSVGNIAEADAAKQITREHLDKAIESLVPVNLIETIKSLSDVEKTLLKFIMDSDEILTAGDLSELFKKQENVSYATFNRTLEKLEFLRLIDTKFTGKGVRGNSREIILRFNPKEIDCIKL, encoded by the coding sequence ATGGGAATTGAAGATATTTTAATGCATGACGAAAGCTTATTTTCCAATATCAATGCTTTTGACCCTGATTATATGCCTCCTAACTATAATTATAGGGATACACAGATGGAAGCTATGGCAATGGCAATTAGGCCAGCTATCGGTGGGGGAAAACCATCAAATTCTGTGGTTTTAGGGTCTTGTGCAACTGGAAAAACAACAGCTATGAGAAAGGTATTCGAGTTGGTTGAAAAAAACACTGAAAAGGTAATATGCGTTTACATTAACTGCCAGTTGCATACAACTCGTTTTGGAATATTTTCACAAATCTATAAAAAGATTTTTGGCCATTTGCCTCCGGAGACAGGAGTTCCTTTTTCTAGAATCTATGGTCAGGTCATGCAGTATCTTCAAAAGGAAGGAAAAGCTTTAATAGTGGCTTTGGATGATGTGAATTATTTATTCCAAAGTAAGAATGCTAACAAGGTATTCTATGATTTGTTAAGGGCTTATGAAGAGTATCCTGGTGTTAAGGTAGGTGTTTTTGCAATATTGTCTGACCTGGAAATGAGATTTGCACTTGACAAAAACGTAAATTCAGTTTTCATTCCTCAAGACATTACTTTCCAGCCATATTCCTATAGTGAAATAGAATCAATTCTCCGCGATCGTGTAAATGCAGGATTTTTTGCAAATGTTATGGATGATGACATTCTGGAGCAGATTGCACAGTACACATTCGAAAGTGGTGACTTGAGAATCGGTATCAATCTTTTAAAATCAGTTGGAAACATTGCAGAGGCCGATGCCGCAAAACAAATCACTCGGGAGCATTTGGATAAGGCTATTGAATCATTGGTTCCAGTTAACCTAATTGAAACAATCAAGTCCCTTTCAGATGTTGAAAAGACTTTGCTTAAGTTCATAATGGATAGTGATGAGATTTTAACAGCTGGTGATCTCTCTGAACTATTTAAAAAACAAGAAAATGTTAGCTATGCCACTTTCAACAGGACTTTGGAAAAATTAGAATTCTTAAGATTGATTGATACTAAATTTACTGGTAAGGGCGTCAGGGGAAATTCCCGTGAAATAATCCTTAGGTTTAATCCGAAAGAAATAGATTGTATTAAATTATAA
- a CDS encoding archease: protein MENIEKPFEFFDVTADVGFVAYGKTMEESFENSGLAMFNVISNTDNISKSKELQFTISSEDEVSLLYDFLEELLFLHEVEFMLFSDFDVEISKEKDEYILDATVRGEEINWEIHERGCEVKAVTFHLMDVHEEDGIHKTKAILDL from the coding sequence ATGGAAAATATTGAAAAACCCTTCGAATTTTTTGATGTAACTGCCGACGTTGGATTTGTAGCTTATGGAAAAACCATGGAAGAAAGTTTTGAAAATTCAGGTTTGGCCATGTTTAATGTAATTTCAAATACTGACAACATATCAAAATCAAAAGAATTACAGTTTACAATAAGCTCAGAAGACGAAGTATCTTTACTTTATGATTTTCTTGAAGAGCTCCTGTTTTTACATGAAGTTGAATTCATGCTCTTTTCAGATTTCGATGTTGAAATATCAAAGGAAAAGGACGAATACATATTAGATGCAACAGTAAGGGGCGAGGAGATCAACTGGGAAATTCATGAAAGGGGATGTGAAGTGAAGGCGGTCACCTTTCATCTGATGGATGTGCATGAAGAGGATGGAATCCATAAAACAAAAGCAATACTTGACTTATAG
- a CDS encoding NifB/NifX family molybdenum-iron cluster-binding protein: MRIAVASTDGKTVNLHLGKANSLYIYDWSDKDGVTFVERRELDIKKSAKHQGSDVLVACEDCDVIISEQYGFKTKLKAEDLGIKLVVEEETPVMEAVDKYIRHYNFMHG; encoded by the coding sequence ATGAGAATAGCAGTTGCTTCAACTGACGGTAAAACTGTTAATTTGCATCTTGGAAAGGCAAATTCATTGTATATTTATGATTGGTCTGATAAGGATGGGGTTACATTCGTTGAACGCCGTGAGTTGGATATTAAAAAGTCAGCAAAACATCAAGGTTCAGATGTATTGGTTGCATGTGAAGATTGTGATGTTATCATAAGTGAACAATATGGTTTCAAAACCAAACTTAAAGCTGAAGATTTAGGCATTAAGCTAGTGGTTGAAGAAGAAACTCCAGTTATGGAAGCAGTCGACAAATATATAAGACACTATAATTTTATGCACGGTTAG
- a CDS encoding RtcB family protein, with the protein MSIRDVVTKVGEYTYKIPGSYDKKMRASGKLYLDDESFEALEDSALEQIANITHLPGIQRFAIGLPDIHFGYGFPIGGVAAFSERNGIVSPGGVGFDINCGVRLIRTNLTKEDIEDKLDELVEVLFKNIPSGVGSKGKIRLKENEIDDVLDYGAEWAVKNGYGWEEDLEYLEENGRIKEADSSLVSEKAKKRGIPQLGSLGSGNHFLEIQVVDEIYDEEAAEAFGLKKGMITIMIHSGSRGCGHQVCSDYLRIMDKAYKELKLDLPDRQLACAPLNSKEAQNYLKAMFAAANYAWANRQMMTHWIRESFEEVLGKSAEDMDMGVVYDVAHNIAKKETHSYKGVKSDLLVHRKGATRAFGPGREEIPLKYREIGQPVLIPGTMGTSSYILKGTEIAMEETFGSTAHGAGRVLSRSQAKKDFTAEEIEETLDEKGIKIKATTKNVIAEEAPGAYKDVDTVVKISDAVGIARLVAKVSPLAVTKG; encoded by the coding sequence ATGAGTATTAGAGATGTAGTAACTAAAGTTGGGGAATATACCTATAAGATTCCAGGTAGCTATGACAAGAAGATGAGGGCTAGCGGAAAATTATATCTTGATGATGAAAGTTTTGAGGCCTTGGAAGACAGCGCACTTGAACAGATTGCAAACATAACACATCTTCCGGGAATTCAAAGGTTTGCAATTGGATTGCCAGATATTCATTTTGGATACGGGTTTCCAATTGGAGGAGTAGCAGCTTTCAGCGAAAGAAATGGGATTGTATCTCCAGGGGGTGTTGGTTTTGACATTAATTGCGGTGTAAGATTAATCAGAACCAATTTAACAAAAGAAGATATTGAAGACAAACTCGATGAGCTTGTGGAAGTTTTATTCAAAAACATACCTTCTGGTGTAGGCAGTAAAGGAAAAATAAGACTTAAAGAAAACGAAATCGACGATGTTCTTGATTATGGTGCTGAATGGGCTGTTAAAAATGGATATGGCTGGGAAGAAGACTTGGAATATTTGGAAGAGAACGGCCGTATCAAGGAAGCGGACAGCAGTTTGGTATCTGAAAAAGCTAAAAAAAGAGGAATTCCACAATTGGGATCACTCGGTTCAGGAAATCACTTTTTAGAAATCCAGGTAGTTGACGAGATTTATGACGAGGAAGCTGCCGAAGCATTCGGCCTCAAAAAGGGAATGATTACAATAATGATTCACAGTGGTTCCAGAGGTTGCGGTCATCAGGTATGTTCAGACTACTTGAGAATAATGGATAAGGCTTACAAGGAATTAAAACTGGACCTTCCGGACAGGCAATTGGCATGTGCACCCCTTAACAGTAAAGAGGCTCAAAACTACCTGAAGGCAATGTTTGCAGCCGCTAACTATGCATGGGCAAATCGTCAAATGATGACTCACTGGATCAGGGAATCCTTTGAGGAAGTTCTAGGCAAATCTGCAGAGGACATGGACATGGGCGTAGTATATGATGTTGCTCACAATATCGCTAAAAAAGAAACTCACAGCTATAAAGGAGTAAAATCAGACCTTCTGGTTCACAGGAAAGGCGCTACACGTGCATTCGGTCCTGGACGTGAAGAGATTCCATTAAAATACCGTGAAATAGGCCAGCCTGTATTGATTCCGGGAACCATGGGAACCTCCTCATACATATTGAAAGGAACAGAAATAGCAATGGAGGAAACATTCGGTTCAACAGCCCACGGTGCAGGAAGGGTCTTGTCAAGATCACAGGCTAAAAAAGACTTTACAGCTGAAGAAATTGAAGAAACATTGGATGAAAAAGGAATCAAGATTAAGGCAACTACAAAAAACGTTATTGCAGAAGAGGCTCCTGGAGCTTACAAGGATGTTGATACAGTTGTAAAAATATCCGATGCTGTTGGAATAGCAAGACTGGTTGCAAAAGTTTCTCCTCTTGCAGTTACAAAAGGATGA
- a CDS encoding 2,3-bisphosphoglycerate-independent phosphoglycerate mutase produces the protein MKGIILIMDGMGDRPLKELDNQTPLQAANTPNMDEMAKNGITGIMDSIAPGIIPGSDTAHISILGYDPYVVYTGRGPFEASGVGVDVIPGDIAFRCNFSTADENGIVTDRRAGRIREGTKDIVDVLNTMVLEDYPDIKIIFKESTGHRAVLVLRGEGLSDKVSDADPKVEGNKPKEVKPLDDSEEAKRTADILNKLVAKSYEMVKDHPVNLERIENGEPPANIIIPRGAGAVPVVEPINEKYEVNSACIAETGLIMGICRFAGMDIIEMDDVTGGVDTNLDNIVDTIIDQVENTDHNFFLVNIDGADEAGHDGNMKEKLEFIEKVDDVVMSKLKNLEDVYLILTADHSTPISVMNHSGDPVPMIIMGPEVRVDDVEKFSEVDAAKGGLGRIRGSDVMNILMDLMNNSHKFGA, from the coding sequence ATGAAAGGAATCATATTAATCATGGATGGTATGGGAGACCGTCCTTTAAAAGAGCTTGATAATCAAACTCCACTTCAAGCTGCTAACACTCCAAATATGGATGAAATGGCAAAAAATGGTATTACTGGTATTATGGATTCTATTGCTCCAGGAATAATTCCCGGTAGTGACACAGCTCACATTTCAATTTTAGGCTATGATCCGTATGTTGTTTACACTGGAAGAGGTCCATTTGAAGCTTCAGGTGTTGGCGTAGATGTAATTCCGGGAGATATTGCATTCAGATGTAATTTTTCAACTGCAGATGAAAATGGAATTGTTACAGACAGGCGTGCAGGAAGAATTAGGGAAGGAACCAAGGACATCGTCGACGTTTTAAACACCATGGTTCTTGAAGACTATCCTGACATTAAAATTATTTTCAAGGAATCCACAGGTCATAGGGCAGTTTTAGTGCTTAGGGGTGAAGGGTTGTCCGATAAGGTAAGTGACGCTGACCCTAAGGTTGAAGGAAACAAGCCAAAAGAAGTCAAACCGCTAGATGATTCTGAAGAAGCTAAAAGAACTGCCGATATTTTAAACAAGCTAGTGGCCAAATCTTATGAGATGGTTAAGGATCATCCGGTCAACCTCGAAAGAATTGAAAATGGTGAGCCTCCAGCTAACATTATCATTCCTCGTGGTGCAGGTGCAGTTCCTGTTGTAGAGCCTATTAATGAGAAGTATGAAGTAAATTCCGCATGTATTGCTGAAACAGGCCTTATTATGGGTATCTGCAGATTTGCAGGAATGGATATTATTGAAATGGATGATGTTACTGGTGGAGTTGACACCAATTTGGATAATATTGTGGATACCATCATCGATCAGGTGGAAAATACCGATCACAACTTTTTCCTTGTAAACATTGACGGTGCTGATGAAGCAGGTCACGATGGAAATATGAAGGAAAAACTTGAATTCATTGAAAAGGTTGACGACGTTGTAATGAGCAAGCTTAAAAACCTGGAAGATGTTTATTTGATTTTAACAGCTGACCATTCAACTCCTATTTCTGTCATGAATCATTCCGGAGATCCTGTCCCTATGATCATCATGGGTCCTGAGGTAAGGGTTGACGATGTTGAAAAGTTCTCCGAAGTTGATGCTGCAAAAGGTGGACTTGGCAGAATTCGCGGTTCAGATGTCATGAACATTTTAATGGATTTAATGAACAATTCCCATAAGTTTGGAGCTTAA
- the glmU gene encoding bifunctional sugar-1-phosphate nucleotidylyltransferase/acetyltransferase, whose amino-acid sequence MKAIILSAGEGSRMRPLTLTKPKTMLPVAGKPIIQHNIESLRENGITDILLIVRYKEEIVRDYFGDGSDFGVNISYARQKDFLGTANAISYAKDFINESLIVLNGDIILDEDVIEEIITEFNSESPDTLMLLTEVEDPTAFGVVELDGNNIKSIIEKPSLEEAPSNLINAGIYMFNGDIFDKIEKTELSERGEYEITDSVTMQIEDGKKVIGLKTDKDWIDVGRPWELIEVNEDVISELKTEIRGTVEQGVSIHGEVYVDEGSVIRSGVYIEGNVYIGKNCDIGPNSYIRGNTYFGDNVHVGNAVEIKNSIIMENTNVSHLSYVGDSVIGSNCNIAAGTNIANLRFDNENVKTKVKGRKIDSGRRKLGAIIGDSVKTGINSSLSPGVQVGYNSTIGSGVLLYDDVPSDTRVLVKQNHIIQDKNKDKPKD is encoded by the coding sequence ATGAAAGCTATAATTTTAAGTGCTGGTGAAGGGTCTAGAATGAGGCCGTTAACACTCACCAAGCCTAAAACAATGTTGCCGGTTGCTGGAAAACCGATCATTCAGCACAATATTGAATCTTTAAGAGAAAACGGAATTACAGATATTTTACTTATTGTAAGATATAAGGAAGAAATAGTCAGGGATTATTTTGGTGACGGTTCTGATTTTGGCGTTAATATAAGTTATGCTAGACAAAAAGACTTTTTAGGAACAGCTAATGCGATAAGCTATGCCAAGGATTTCATTAATGAAAGTTTGATTGTTTTAAATGGAGACATTATTCTGGATGAGGATGTTATTGAGGAAATCATAACAGAATTCAATAGCGAATCTCCTGACACTTTAATGTTACTGACTGAAGTGGAGGATCCGACTGCCTTTGGTGTGGTTGAACTTGATGGAAATAATATTAAAAGCATCATTGAAAAGCCAAGTCTTGAAGAAGCTCCAAGCAATCTGATTAACGCAGGTATCTACATGTTCAATGGGGATATCTTTGATAAAATCGAAAAGACAGAATTGTCTGAACGCGGAGAATATGAAATCACAGATTCAGTTACCATGCAGATTGAAGACGGCAAAAAGGTAATCGGCCTTAAAACAGATAAGGATTGGATTGATGTGGGAAGGCCTTGGGAGCTTATTGAAGTTAATGAAGATGTGATTTCCGAGCTTAAAACCGAAATCAGGGGAACTGTTGAACAGGGAGTTTCCATTCATGGAGAGGTATATGTTGATGAAGGAAGCGTAATTCGTTCAGGAGTATATATCGAGGGTAACGTTTACATAGGTAAAAACTGTGACATAGGTCCTAATTCCTACATTAGGGGAAATACCTATTTCGGTGACAATGTTCATGTTGGTAATGCCGTTGAAATTAAAAATTCAATCATTATGGAAAATACCAATGTCAGCCATTTGAGCTATGTTGGTGACTCTGTAATAGGTTCCAATTGTAATATTGCTGCCGGAACCAACATTGCAAACTTGCGTTTTGACAATGAAAACGTTAAGACCAAGGTTAAAGGCCGCAAAATAGATAGTGGTAGACGTAAACTCGGAGCTATTATTGGAGATTCTGTTAAAACAGGAATTAACTCAAGTTTGTCTCCAGGTGTTCAGGTAGGTTACAATTCCACAATCGGTTCAGGCGTTTTGTTATATGATGATGTGCCTTCCGATACTCGTGTATTGGTAAAACAAAATCATATTATCCAAGATAAAAATAAAGACAAACCTAAAGATTAA
- the glmM gene encoding phosphoglucosamine mutase has product MADKKLFGTSGIRGLVKEEVTAELALKVGKSLAYYLGNSGDVVLGYDTRTSNEMLDQAICAGLLEGGVNVIKIGMVPTPLVGYACEKLDADAGIMLTASHNPSPYNGIKIWNRNGMAYTSIQEEEIERIYNNCEYISVEWDKIGQLKYNEEIKGQYIDDLVNLVDIKEGFKVVIDCASGAGSEISPLVFRKAGCEVTTLNSQPDGFFPGRNPEPNADNLQDLMKTVVAVGADLGIAHDGDADRMITVDEKGNISPFDSLLALISKQFGGVVVTTVDAGICMDEALESVGGSVLRTKVGDVNVAEVIIEEEATFGGEPSGTWLHPDFCMCPDGILSGLRMAELVSKEGKLSELLEEIPSYPNIREKVTCSKEAKIAIMENMEELLSEAFDDIKEINGIDGVRITFDDGSWVLVRPSGTEDYVRITLESKDSERAEFIRDVCLRIINENL; this is encoded by the coding sequence ATGGCGGATAAAAAGCTATTTGGAACATCGGGCATAAGGGGCCTTGTAAAAGAAGAGGTAACTGCAGAATTGGCCTTGAAGGTAGGTAAATCATTGGCATATTATTTGGGAAATTCCGGAGATGTCGTTTTAGGATATGATACTAGAACTTCCAATGAAATGCTTGATCAGGCTATTTGTGCAGGTCTTTTGGAAGGTGGAGTAAACGTTATAAAAATAGGCATGGTTCCAACACCTCTGGTGGGATATGCATGTGAAAAATTAGATGCTGATGCAGGAATTATGCTTACCGCTTCCCATAATCCATCACCATACAACGGAATCAAAATATGGAATAGGAATGGTATGGCTTATACTTCAATTCAGGAAGAGGAAATTGAAAGAATATACAATAACTGCGAGTATATTTCAGTTGAATGGGATAAAATTGGTCAATTGAAATATAATGAGGAAATCAAAGGCCAATATATAGATGACTTGGTTAATTTGGTTGACATTAAGGAAGGTTTCAAGGTAGTAATTGACTGCGCATCTGGAGCAGGTTCTGAAATATCACCTTTAGTATTTAGAAAAGCAGGTTGTGAAGTAACAACCTTAAACTCCCAACCAGATGGATTTTTCCCAGGAAGAAACCCTGAACCTAATGCAGACAACCTTCAGGACTTAATGAAAACTGTCGTAGCTGTTGGGGCAGATTTGGGAATTGCTCATGACGGTGATGCAGATAGGATGATTACAGTAGATGAAAAAGGAAACATATCTCCATTCGACAGTTTGCTTGCATTAATCTCAAAACAATTTGGTGGAGTTGTTGTAACAACAGTTGATGCAGGAATATGTATGGATGAGGCATTGGAATCTGTTGGAGGCAGCGTTTTAAGAACTAAGGTTGGAGATGTAAATGTGGCAGAAGTTATAATTGAAGAAGAGGCCACATTTGGTGGAGAACCTTCCGGTACATGGCTTCACCCGGACTTCTGCATGTGTCCCGACGGTATTCTTTCAGGTTTGAGAATGGCCGAACTGGTTTCAAAGGAAGGAAAATTATCAGAACTTTTAGAGGAGATTCCTTCATACCCTAACATTCGTGAAAAAGTCACATGTTCCAAAGAGGCCAAAATAGCCATTATGGAAAATATGGAAGAGTTATTGTCAGAAGCATTTGACGACATTAAGGAAATAAATGGTATTGATGGAGTTAGAATAACCTTTGACGATGGCAGCTGGGTTTTGGTAAGGCCATCAGGTACTGAAGATTATGTCCGCATAACATTGGAGTCAAAAGATAGTGAAAGGGCAGAATTTATTCGTGATGTATGTTTGAGAATAATCAATGAAAACTTATAA
- a CDS encoding 30S ribosomal protein S3ae, with protein MAKGKSKARRRVRDTWKEKNWYTIKTPISFEDKEIGETPARDADLLIGRGVEVTMRELTGDFSKQYIKLRFEIDNVAGDVANTKFTGHKTTTDYVRSMIRRGTSRIDTSVIVKTKDDRRIKLHVLAVTTRRAKSSQQKYMREVITDLLKEAAAEKTFDDLVKSAVNGKLASEVYHTAKKIYPLKRVEIIKSKVLN; from the coding sequence ATGGCAAAAGGAAAATCAAAAGCAAGACGTAGAGTACGTGATACATGGAAAGAAAAAAATTGGTATACAATAAAAACTCCAATTTCATTTGAAGACAAAGAAATAGGCGAAACTCCAGCAAGAGATGCAGACTTACTTATTGGAAGAGGAGTAGAAGTCACAATGAGAGAATTAACCGGTGATTTCTCAAAACAATACATCAAACTCAGATTCGAAATTGACAATGTAGCTGGAGATGTAGCAAACACCAAATTCACTGGTCACAAAACCACTACCGATTACGTAAGAAGTATGATTAGAAGAGGAACCAGTAGAATCGATACTTCCGTAATTGTAAAAACCAAAGATGATCGCAGAATCAAGCTCCATGTATTGGCTGTAACTACCAGAAGAGCTAAATCTTCCCAACAAAAATACATGAGAGAAGTAATCACTGATTTATTAAAAGAAGCAGCAGCTGAAAAAACCTTCGATGACTTAGTAAAATCAGCTGTAAACGGTAAATTAGCTAGTGAAGTTTACCACACTGCTAAAAAAATCTACCCTCTCAAAAGAGTGGAAATTATCAAAAGTAAAGTATTAAACTAA
- a CDS encoding TIGR00297 family protein: MEELMINWGYVILLFILGFFTYKRKALDLLGSLFMVIMGIVIIFSAGVNWLLLLILFLILSLIATRYAKRYKTFLGEFEGQRTTKNVISNGIVAFMMAAFGGYYLPFVGGFIGAISTATADTLASEIGVTTTPRLITTFKKVEPGTDGAVSVLGTAAGIGGAAIIGIAAYLLGIVSNPFSGLIVAIVSGTIGCFMDSFLGATFERKEMLTNEHVNLIATITGAIVGIILI; encoded by the coding sequence ATGGAAGAATTGATGATAAATTGGGGTTATGTGATTTTATTATTCATATTGGGATTTTTCACATACAAAAGAAAAGCGTTGGATCTTTTAGGATCTCTTTTCATGGTTATAATGGGAATCGTTATTATTTTCTCAGCAGGAGTTAACTGGCTTTTGCTTTTAATCCTATTCTTGATTTTATCATTAATTGCAACAAGATATGCAAAACGTTATAAGACATTTTTAGGAGAATTTGAAGGACAAAGAACAACTAAAAATGTTATATCCAATGGTATAGTGGCATTTATGATGGCTGCCTTTGGAGGTTATTACCTGCCGTTTGTAGGAGGATTCATTGGAGCGATTTCAACAGCAACTGCAGACACTTTAGCTAGTGAAATCGGAGTAACAACAACCCCTCGCCTTATTACAACATTTAAAAAAGTAGAGCCTGGAACTGACGGTGCAGTATCTGTTTTAGGAACTGCTGCCGGAATTGGAGGGGCTGCAATAATCGGAATAGCGGCATATCTTTTGGGAATTGTATCAAATCCATTTTCAGGATTGATTGTAGCTATCGTTTCCGGAACCATAGGTTGTTTTATGGACAGTTTTCTTGGAGCTACATTCGAGAGAAAGGAAATGCTTACAAACGAACATGTTAATTTGATTGCTACAATTACAGGTGCGATTGTTGGCATTATACTAATCTAA
- the mtnP gene encoding S-methyl-5'-thioadenosine phosphorylase, with the protein MIGIIGGSGVYEIAERADSVEDKRIGDVNVSLLNIAGKRVAFIPRHSGNHSIPPHKINYKANIDALSKLGVTQVIATNTVGSLNLEMPPGSFVLPNDFLDFTHARDKTFFNDKVVHVDVTEPYCKTLNEVISDVGDVISGGTYVCTEGPRFETPAEIKMFKILGGDIVGMTGVPEVVLAREREICYSSICIVSNFAAGISDEKLTIDEVFEIMEVKKGELVDLIFETIKNLEDTDCECRHALDGAEV; encoded by the coding sequence ATGATTGGAATAATCGGGGGAAGTGGAGTTTACGAAATTGCCGAAAGGGCAGATTCCGTTGAAGATAAAAGAATCGGAGATGTAAATGTTTCACTTCTTAACATTGCCGGCAAAAGGGTTGCTTTCATACCAAGACACTCTGGAAATCATAGCATTCCTCCACATAAAATAAACTACAAGGCTAATATTGATGCATTAAGCAAGTTGGGAGTGACTCAGGTTATAGCTACCAACACTGTAGGGTCACTTAACTTGGAAATGCCTCCGGGATCATTCGTACTTCCAAACGATTTCCTGGATTTCACACATGCAAGGGACAAGACATTCTTCAACGATAAGGTTGTTCACGTTGACGTCACAGAACCATACTGCAAAACCTTAAACGAAGTAATATCTGATGTTGGGGATGTAATCAGCGGAGGAACCTACGTATGTACCGAAGGGCCAAGATTTGAAACTCCTGCCGAAATCAAAATGTTCAAAATTCTCGGAGGAGACATTGTAGGAATGACTGGAGTTCCAGAAGTTGTTCTTGCACGTGAACGTGAAATATGCTACAGTTCAATCTGCATAGTATCCAACTTTGCTGCAGGAATCTCTGATGAAAAATTAACAATTGACGAAGTTTTCGAAATAATGGAAGTAAAAAAAGGAGAACTAGTTGATTTGATATTTGAAACAATTAAAAACTTGGAAGACACCGACTGCGAATGTCGCCATGCACTTGATGGTGCAGAAGTATAG
- a CDS encoding flavodoxin family protein — protein sequence MSKVILLNGSPRLNSNTQDVLEICAEEIEKNGVEAEVIQLRGKNIQSCIACNGCVGTGKCVIDDGLNEIIEKIREADGFIPAAPVYFGTARGDIMAALQRIGKVSRGNDKFLDWMVGGPIAVARRGGQTLTLQEMTMFFPINNMIIAGSTYWNMVFAGPEGTAMEDEEGINTIKLFGENVANIIKKIR from the coding sequence ATGTCAAAAGTTATTTTATTAAATGGAAGTCCACGTCTTAACAGTAATACTCAAGATGTGTTGGAGATATGTGCTGAAGAGATTGAAAAAAACGGTGTTGAAGCTGAAGTAATTCAATTAAGAGGTAAAAATATCCAGTCTTGTATTGCATGCAACGGATGTGTTGGAACTGGCAAATGTGTCATTGACGATGGTTTAAACGAGATTATTGAAAAAATAAGGGAAGCTGACGGTTTCATTCCAGCTGCACCTGTATATTTCGGAACTGCAAGGGGAGACATTATGGCTGCCCTTCAAAGAATCGGTAAGGTCTCACGTGGAAATGACAAGTTCCTTGATTGGATGGTTGGAGGCCCAATCGCTGTTGCAAGACGAGGAGGACAAACTTTAACACTTCAGGAAATGACTATGTTTTTCCCAATTAACAATATGATTATTGCAGGAAGTACATATTGGAATATGGTGTTTGCAGGCCCTGAAGGAACTGCAATGGAAGATGAAGAAGGAATAAATACCATTAAGTTATTTGGAGAAAATGTGGCTAACATTATTAAAAAGATTAGGTGA